The following are encoded together in the Bradyrhizobium sp. CCGUVB1N3 genome:
- a CDS encoding response regulator — MFRIDFNKLRFLVCDDNPHMRRILRTLLHSFGAREVYEAEDGATALEMYSHYVPDIVITDWAMPIFDGLELAQMIRQPESKGNPYAPIIMLTGHSEKRRVTVARDAGVTEFLAKPISAKGLYQRILNVVANPRPFIKTKTYFGPDRRRNTSSAYMGPERRVGEKHEVLQQPSLLDKARSSI; from the coding sequence ATGTTCCGCATCGATTTCAACAAGCTGCGCTTCCTCGTCTGCGACGACAATCCGCACATGCGCCGCATCCTGCGGACGCTGTTGCACTCCTTCGGCGCGCGCGAGGTCTATGAGGCCGAAGACGGCGCGACCGCGCTCGAAATGTACAGCCACTACGTGCCCGACATCGTCATCACCGACTGGGCGATGCCGATCTTCGACGGGCTCGAGCTGGCGCAGATGATCCGGCAGCCGGAATCCAAGGGCAACCCCTACGCGCCGATCATCATGCTGACAGGTCATTCCGAGAAGCGCCGCGTCACCGTAGCGCGCGATGCCGGCGTCACCGAATTCCTGGCCAAGCCGATCTCGGCCAAGGGCCTCTACCAGCGCATCCTGAACGTGGTCGCCAATCCCCGGCCCTTCATCAAGACCAAGACCTATTTCGGGCCCGATCGCCGCCGCAACACCAGCTCCGCCTATATGGGCCCCGAGCGCCGCGTCGGCGAAAAGCACGAGGTGCTGCAGCAGCCCTCGCTGCTCGACAAAGCGCGGTCCTCCATCTAG
- a CDS encoding IS5 family transposase translates to MRGSDERSGSLFSYVDLEARVRVDHPLRAIRDLANAALGDLSGEFGKLYTDFGRPSIAPEKLLRAMLLQAFYGVRSERHLMERMEFDLLFRWFVGLGVDDAVWDHSTFSKNRDRLLEGEIAAKFLNALLAQPKVKRLLSSDHFSVDGTLIEAWASIKSFRRKDGSDKDQDGPGRNAERSFHKEKRSNETHESTTDPEARLYKKGDGQPAKLCYMGHALMENRNGLAVLGGVSQATGTAEREIALAMIDRRGCAKRVTLGADKAYDVTQFVHDLRDRSVTPHIAINGHLSKTGKRRKTAVDARTTRHDGYDISQRCRKRIEEVFGWIKSSAGLAKVKLRGRDRVDAVFVLALAAYNLIRLPKLLAAPA, encoded by the coding sequence ATGCGGGGAAGTGACGAACGGTCTGGCTCGCTGTTCAGTTATGTTGACCTGGAGGCTCGGGTTCGCGTCGACCACCCGCTGCGGGCGATCAGGGATCTGGCAAATGCGGCGCTGGGCGATCTTTCTGGGGAGTTTGGCAAGCTCTACACGGACTTCGGTCGGCCCTCGATCGCACCGGAGAAACTGCTTCGGGCGATGCTCCTACAGGCGTTCTATGGGGTTCGCTCGGAAAGGCATCTGATGGAACGGATGGAGTTCGATCTTCTGTTCCGCTGGTTCGTCGGGCTTGGGGTGGACGATGCGGTTTGGGACCATTCAACCTTCTCGAAGAACCGCGACCGGCTGCTTGAAGGTGAGATTGCGGCCAAGTTCTTGAACGCGCTTTTGGCGCAGCCGAAGGTGAAGCGTCTTTTGTCGAGCGATCACTTCTCGGTGGACGGCACGCTCATTGAAGCCTGGGCTTCGATCAAGAGCTTCCGGAGGAAGGATGGCAGCGACAAAGATCAGGACGGTCCGGGACGCAATGCCGAGCGCAGCTTCCACAAGGAGAAGCGATCCAACGAGACCCATGAGAGCACGACCGATCCTGAGGCCAGGCTCTATAAAAAGGGCGACGGCCAGCCGGCCAAACTCTGCTATATGGGCCATGCGCTGATGGAGAACCGCAATGGTTTGGCGGTTTTAGGTGGAGTGAGCCAAGCTACTGGCACCGCCGAACGAGAGATTGCGCTTGCCATGATCGACAGGCGCGGGTGTGCGAAGCGGGTCACTCTGGGGGCGGACAAAGCCTACGACGTCACGCAGTTCGTGCATGACCTGAGAGATAGATCGGTTACTCCGCATATCGCGATCAATGGACATCTGAGTAAGACCGGCAAGCGGCGCAAGACGGCGGTCGACGCGCGTACCACGCGTCACGACGGCTATGACATCAGCCAACGCTGCCGCAAACGCATCGAAGAAGTCTTCGGCTGGATCAAGAGTTCCGCTGGCCTGGCCAAGGTCAAGCTGCGAGGCCGCGACCGGGTGGATGCCGTCTTCGTCCTGGCGCTTGCGGCCTATAATCTGATCCGGCTGCCCAAGCTTCTGGCGGCACCGGCATGA
- the hisI gene encoding phosphoribosyl-AMP cyclohydrolase, protein MSTHSHDIEEGLSFQPKFDAAGLVTCVATDAATGDVLMVAHMNDEALRKTIATGEAWYFSRSRNALWRKGETSGQTQRVVEMRADCDQDAVWIRVEQVGAACHTGRKSCFYRRVEADGGSAKLVFVEAERLFDPGAVYKK, encoded by the coding sequence GTGTCCACTCACTCCCACGACATCGAGGAAGGGCTGAGCTTCCAGCCCAAATTCGACGCGGCTGGCCTCGTCACCTGCGTGGCGACGGATGCTGCGACCGGCGACGTGCTGATGGTCGCCCACATGAACGACGAGGCGCTGCGCAAGACCATTGCGACGGGTGAAGCCTGGTACTTCAGCCGCTCGCGCAATGCGTTGTGGCGAAAAGGTGAGACGTCGGGTCAAACCCAGCGCGTCGTCGAGATGCGCGCCGATTGCGACCAGGACGCGGTCTGGATCCGGGTCGAGCAGGTCGGCGCAGCCTGCCACACCGGCCGCAAGTCGTGCTTCTACCGCAGGGTGGAGGCCGATGGCGGAAGCGCGAAGCTCGTCTTCGTCGAGGCCGAGCGGCTGTTCGATCCGGGCGCGGTCTACAAGAAATAG
- a CDS encoding serine hydrolase encodes MDAWLRAAIDYIGSWIEFQLIGSQQPGLIIAITHRGEVVAEHAFGLANLDTGEKLTPRHRFRIASHSKSFTAAGILKLREQRKLRLDDPVGQYVGDLHPRVAETTIAQLLSHSAGLTRDGADSGQFIDSRPYLDEKELLAELRTPTAIEPGTRFKYSNHGFGLIGLVIEAVTKEPYPAWIKREIIAAAGLRETEPSAPLAKGASFARGHTRKLPLGERCVIPGDNPTQAMTSAAGFVATAADTARFFAQLAPNAKRSVLSVASRREMTRNHWRIPQSFEVHYGLGVSAGKTDGWDWFGHGGGFQGYISRTCSIPACELAITMLSNCIDGAAPIWMDGAMQILRAFQNRGTPDRRSRDWTGRWWTIWGAVDLVPMGNRVVVANPHFNNPFMDAAEIEVTGRDSGTFAAAAGYASHGEPVRRIRDKRGKVRDIWLAGINVKPESVIAREIARKYTPRKRRPTA; translated from the coding sequence ATGGATGCGTGGTTACGAGCCGCGATCGACTACATCGGCTCTTGGATCGAGTTTCAACTGATCGGATCGCAACAGCCGGGCCTCATCATCGCGATCACCCATCGCGGCGAAGTCGTCGCCGAGCATGCCTTCGGCCTTGCCAATCTCGACACCGGCGAAAAGCTGACGCCGCGGCACCGCTTTCGCATCGCCTCGCACTCCAAGAGCTTCACCGCCGCCGGCATCCTGAAACTGCGCGAGCAGCGCAAGCTGCGGCTCGACGACCCCGTCGGCCAATATGTCGGCGACCTGCATCCGCGCGTTGCCGAGACGACGATCGCACAGCTGCTCTCCCATAGCGCAGGCCTGACGCGGGACGGCGCCGACTCCGGCCAGTTCATCGACAGCCGTCCCTATCTCGACGAGAAGGAGCTGCTGGCGGAGTTGCGAACGCCCACCGCGATCGAACCCGGCACGCGCTTCAAATACTCCAATCACGGCTTTGGCCTGATCGGGCTTGTGATCGAAGCCGTCACGAAAGAGCCTTACCCCGCCTGGATCAAGCGCGAGATCATCGCAGCCGCCGGCCTTCGCGAGACCGAGCCGAGCGCGCCGCTTGCCAAGGGCGCATCGTTCGCTCGCGGCCATACGCGCAAGCTGCCGCTCGGCGAGCGCTGCGTGATCCCTGGCGACAACCCCACCCAGGCGATGACGTCCGCCGCCGGCTTCGTTGCAACTGCCGCCGACACCGCCCGCTTCTTCGCGCAGCTCGCGCCCAACGCTAAGAGGAGCGTGCTGTCGGTCGCGAGCCGCCGCGAAATGACGCGAAACCATTGGCGCATTCCTCAAAGCTTCGAGGTCCATTACGGCCTCGGCGTCAGCGCCGGCAAGACCGACGGCTGGGACTGGTTCGGCCATGGCGGCGGCTTCCAGGGCTACATCTCCCGGACCTGCTCCATTCCGGCCTGCGAGCTTGCGATCACGATGCTCAGCAACTGCATCGATGGCGCAGCGCCGATCTGGATGGACGGCGCGATGCAGATCCTGCGTGCGTTCCAGAACCGCGGGACACCTGACCGGCGGTCACGCGACTGGACCGGCCGCTGGTGGACGATCTGGGGCGCCGTCGATCTCGTGCCGATGGGCAACCGCGTCGTGGTCGCCAATCCGCACTTCAACAATCCGTTCATGGATGCGGCCGAGATCGAAGTCACCGGCCGCGATTCCGGCACCTTCGCCGCAGCTGCCGGCTATGCCAGCCATGGCGAGCCGGTGCGCCGCATTCGCGACAAGCGCGGCAAGGTCCGCGACATCTGGCTCGCCGGTATCAACGTCAAGCCGGAGAGCGTCATCGCCCGCGAGATCGCGCGCAAATATACGCCGCGGAAACGCCGGCCTACGGCTTGA
- the yidD gene encoding membrane protein insertion efficiency factor YidD, with translation MKHSASEPDRTIVASLLRLPRLVGRGLIWLYRHTLSPLVGYNCRHLPTCSVYGDEAIERFGLWAGGWMTLARLLRCHPFGTSGIDNVPLTAPQGACWYLPWRYGRWRGVNAS, from the coding sequence ATGAAGCATTCAGCGTCAGAACCAGATCGCACCATCGTCGCATCGCTGCTGCGGTTGCCGCGCCTTGTCGGACGCGGGCTGATCTGGCTGTACCGGCACACGCTGTCCCCGCTCGTCGGCTACAACTGCCGCCACCTGCCGACCTGTTCGGTCTATGGCGATGAGGCGATCGAGCGTTTCGGACTCTGGGCCGGTGGTTGGATGACGCTCGCGCGGCTGTTGCGCTGCCACCCGTTCGGAACGTCAGGCATCGACAACGTGCCGCTGACGGCCCCGCAAGGCGCATGCTGGTATCTGCCATGGCGTTATGGACGCTGGCGCGGCGTCAACGCCTCCTGA
- a CDS encoding Hpt domain-containing protein yields the protein MAKNSPKDIEVKAFATHQLITQPNPLRKVLRRVEEKDMDDPVGRAEQALAGLSGEFKNWMAIEAGRLAAACAAVQKDGFTKEARDELFRAAHDIKGDAATFGYPSAGIIAESLCRVIEHAPDLAKVPSELFSHHINAIQAIVHENTKLDSISVGSELSRRLRKVADEYLAHVNRDRPEHLEAIMAPSIVPAD from the coding sequence ATGGCCAAGAACAGCCCCAAAGACATCGAGGTCAAGGCCTTCGCCACCCACCAATTGATCACGCAGCCCAATCCGCTGCGCAAGGTGCTGCGCCGGGTCGAGGAAAAGGACATGGACGACCCGGTCGGTCGCGCCGAGCAGGCGCTCGCCGGGCTCTCCGGGGAGTTCAAGAACTGGATGGCGATCGAAGCCGGACGGCTGGCTGCGGCCTGCGCGGCCGTGCAGAAGGACGGCTTCACCAAGGAGGCGCGCGACGAGCTGTTTCGTGCGGCGCACGACATCAAGGGCGACGCCGCGACGTTTGGCTATCCATCCGCCGGGATCATCGCCGAAAGCCTGTGCCGCGTCATCGAGCATGCGCCGGATCTTGCCAAGGTGCCGAGCGAGCTATTCTCGCACCACATCAACGCCATCCAGGCCATCGTGCACGAGAACACCAAGCTCGACAGTATCTCCGTAGGCAGCGAACTCAGCCGCCGCCTGCGCAAGGTCGCCGACGAATACCTCGCCCACGTCAACCGTGACCGCCCCGAGCATCTCGAAGCGATTATGGCACCGAGCATCGTGCCGGCGGATTAA
- a CDS encoding NAD kinase has translation MTKPKRYDRIAFVASAGTEAQEAYAQLTGLYGNCTPDEADVVVALGGDGLMLQTLHQNMRTGKPIYGMHRGTVGFLMNEFSTVDLRVRLEAAHVSVIHPLLMRATDVQGAVHIHHAINEVALFRQTYQVARLKILVDEHERMSELMADGIMVATPAGSTAYNLSAQGPILPINAALLALTPISPFRPRRWRGALLPNTAYVVFEVLDCEKRPVAAVADHDEVRDVRRVEVLSDKTISMRMLFDPGHSLEERILREQFGY, from the coding sequence ATGACAAAGCCCAAGCGATATGATCGGATCGCCTTCGTCGCCAGCGCGGGCACCGAAGCCCAGGAAGCCTATGCGCAGCTGACGGGCCTGTACGGCAACTGCACGCCCGATGAAGCCGACGTCGTCGTGGCGCTCGGCGGCGATGGGCTGATGCTGCAAACGCTGCACCAGAACATGCGCACGGGAAAGCCGATCTACGGCATGCACCGCGGCACGGTCGGCTTCCTGATGAACGAATTCTCGACGGTCGACCTGCGCGTGCGGCTCGAGGCCGCACATGTGTCCGTGATCCATCCGCTGCTGATGCGCGCCACCGACGTACAGGGCGCGGTGCACATTCATCACGCGATCAACGAGGTCGCACTGTTTCGTCAGACCTATCAGGTGGCGCGGCTGAAGATCCTGGTCGACGAGCATGAGCGCATGTCCGAACTGATGGCCGACGGGATCATGGTGGCGACGCCTGCAGGGTCCACCGCATACAATCTCTCCGCCCAGGGGCCCATCCTGCCGATCAACGCCGCCCTGCTCGCCCTCACGCCGATCAGTCCCTTCCGCCCGCGCCGCTGGCGCGGCGCCCTCCTCCCCAACACGGCCTATGTCGTGTTCGAGGTGCTCGATTGCGAGAAGCGTCCGGTCGCGGCGGTCGCCGACCATGACGAAGTACGCGACGTCCGCCGCGTCGAGGTGCTGTCCGACAAGACCATCTCGATGCGGATGTTGTTCGACCCCGGCCACAGCCTGGAAGAGCGGATTCTGCGCGAGCAGTTCGGCTACTAG
- a CDS encoding iron-sulfur cluster assembly scaffold protein yields the protein MLNDIYNKRIIELAGNIPRLGRLSDPDASATAHSKLCGSTVKVDLKMSGDTVTDFAHDVKACALGQASSSIMASHVVGSTASELRELRETVRKMLKENGAPPDGKWAEIKFLEPVRDYKARHASTLLTFDAVVDAIGQIEAKAKQPAAAQG from the coding sequence ATGCTGAACGACATCTATAACAAGCGGATCATCGAACTGGCCGGGAATATCCCCCGTCTGGGTCGCCTCTCCGATCCCGACGCCAGCGCCACCGCTCACTCCAAGTTGTGCGGCTCGACCGTGAAGGTCGATCTCAAGATGAGTGGGGACACCGTCACCGACTTCGCCCATGACGTGAAGGCCTGCGCGCTTGGACAAGCGTCTTCATCCATCATGGCAAGTCACGTGGTCGGCTCCACTGCGAGCGAACTCCGTGAGTTACGCGAAACCGTTCGCAAGATGCTGAAAGAAAACGGTGCGCCGCCGGACGGAAAATGGGCCGAGATCAAGTTCCTCGAACCGGTCCGCGATTACAAGGCGCGCCACGCTTCGACACTGCTGACCTTTGACGCCGTCGTCGACGCCATCGGCCAGATCGAAGCGAAGGCCAAGCAGCCGGCTGCAGCGCAGGGCTGA
- the folE gene encoding GTP cyclohydrolase I FolE yields MDALIKPIRPSKPSDKQVDRPAELDPAEFLAAAVRADQPRPARAEAEQAVKTLLAYIGENTEREGLLDTPRRVVEAFDELYQGYHQCPAEVLDRTFGETAGYDDFVLVRDIEFTSQCEHHMMPFYGKAHIAYTPVERVVGLSKLARLTDIFARRLQTQEHLTAQIAAAIDEVLKPRGVAVLVEAEHTCMSVRGVAKHGAMTFTSRFTGMFRDNPAEQARFLSLVRGSPR; encoded by the coding sequence ATGGACGCGTTGATCAAACCCATCCGCCCCAGCAAGCCTTCCGACAAGCAGGTCGATCGCCCCGCCGAGCTTGATCCCGCTGAATTTCTCGCAGCCGCCGTCCGTGCCGACCAGCCGCGCCCGGCGCGCGCCGAGGCCGAGCAGGCGGTGAAGACGCTGCTCGCCTATATCGGCGAGAACACCGAGCGCGAGGGACTGCTCGACACGCCGCGCCGCGTGGTCGAGGCCTTCGACGAGCTTTATCAGGGCTACCACCAGTGCCCGGCCGAGGTGCTGGACCGCACCTTCGGCGAGACCGCCGGCTATGACGATTTCGTGCTGGTGCGCGACATCGAGTTCACCTCGCAGTGCGAGCATCACATGATGCCGTTCTACGGCAAGGCGCACATCGCCTACACGCCGGTCGAGCGCGTCGTTGGCCTCTCCAAGCTCGCGCGGCTGACCGACATTTTCGCCCGCAGGCTCCAGACCCAGGAGCATCTGACCGCGCAGATCGCGGCCGCGATCGACGAGGTCCTGAAGCCCCGCGGCGTTGCGGTGCTGGTCGAGGCCGAGCATACCTGCATGTCGGTGCGCGGCGTCGCCAAGCATGGCGCGATGACGTTCACCAGCCGTTTCACCGGCATGTTCCGCGACAATCCCGCGGAGCAGGCCCGCTTCCTGTCCCTGGTGCGAGGCTCACCGCGCTGA
- a CDS encoding lytic transglycosylase domain-containing protein, translated as MSVDNSSATTTAGIDPSRARVTGAIKQASNLTGVSFEYMLTTAKMESDFNPTAGASTSSAHGLYQFIDQTWLGTVKEAGTQLGYGSYADAITKTSSGSYTVTDPTMRSSIMKLRDDPQAASSMAAVLTQSNSFKLTGLLGRRPSDSELYMAHFMGVGGAAKLIANAEDNPQAVGARLFPNAAAANRSIFYAKDGRARSVSEVYSVLDARYASAANSKSTRSAMAMYGDTPSTTQVASANGVQPTPLIDNAAYLQTFPDTRVATPASATSAMTVADNSPSTPVFRSIYQPGDSTQPVSATVQKLWGNNASLTSVTNATPDVRAPQPLDLFSDRSGTFSG; from the coding sequence ATGTCGGTCGACAACTCAAGTGCCACGACGACGGCGGGGATCGATCCGTCGCGGGCGCGTGTGACCGGCGCGATCAAGCAGGCCTCCAATCTCACCGGCGTCAGCTTCGAATACATGCTGACCACCGCGAAGATGGAATCGGATTTCAATCCGACCGCGGGTGCGTCGACCTCGTCAGCGCACGGGCTCTATCAGTTCATCGACCAGACCTGGCTCGGCACCGTGAAGGAAGCGGGCACCCAGCTCGGCTACGGCAGCTATGCCGATGCCATCACCAAGACCTCCTCCGGCAGCTACACGGTCACCGATCCGACCATGCGCAGCTCGATCATGAAGCTGCGCGATGATCCGCAGGCCGCATCGAGCATGGCCGCAGTGCTGACGCAGTCGAACAGCTTCAAGCTCACGGGCCTGCTCGGCCGCCGTCCGAGCGACAGCGAGCTCTATATGGCGCACTTCATGGGCGTCGGCGGCGCGGCCAAGCTGATCGCCAACGCCGAGGACAATCCGCAAGCCGTCGGCGCGCGGCTATTCCCCAATGCCGCCGCGGCCAACCGTTCGATCTTCTATGCCAAGGACGGCCGTGCGCGCAGCGTCTCCGAGGTCTATTCGGTGCTGGATGCGCGCTACGCCAGCGCCGCGAATTCGAAATCGACGCGGAGCGCGATGGCCATGTACGGCGACACGCCGTCGACGACCCAGGTCGCGAGCGCAAACGGCGTGCAGCCAACGCCGCTGATCGACAACGCCGCCTATCTCCAGACCTTCCCGGATACGCGCGTGGCGACGCCGGCCAGCGCGACGTCGGCAATGACGGTGGCGGACAATTCGCCGAGCACGCCGGTGTTTCGCTCGATCTATCAGCCCGGCGACAGCACGCAGCCGGTCTCGGCCACGGTGCAGAAATTATGGGGCAATAACGCCTCGCTCACCTCGGTTACGAATGCGACGCCCGACGTTCGTGCGCCGCAGCCGCTCGATCTCTTTAGCGATCGCAGCGGTACCTTCTCGGGCTGA
- a CDS encoding S10 family peptidase, protein MTSPALRRGGLLLALLAFATFGPARADDPPQRPEATAPAGQKGGGRGGNAQNAQQNPPVTAEQHRLPPDSTTRQTLELPGRTLTFTATAGSIRVFDDKGEPQAEIAYTSYQLDGTDRATRPVTFFFNGGPGASSAWLQLGNAGPWRLPINADEVTPSTSPEVKPNAETWLDFTDLVFIDPVGTGYSRFVATGEDVRRRFYSVDGDVSALALVIRRWLEKHDRLLSPKYVAGESYGGIRGPKVVRQLQMQQGVGVKGLIMISPLFDFREFTGTSLLQYVATLPSYVATVREAKGPVKRADLADVEAYARGEFLADLVKGEADRGAATRLADKVATLTGIDQAVSRGLAGRFDVGEFRRELDRKNGKVTGRYDASVRGFDPYPDSSSSRFGDPSGDTLQAPLTSAAVDLLTRKLNWRPDGSYEVLNGAVERAWDFGHGINPAQSVSELRQILATDAKMTVLVGHGLFDLATPYFGSQIVLDQLPAFASAPRVKLVVYPGGHMFYSRDGSRQAFRAEVEAMIKP, encoded by the coding sequence ATCACATCGCCGGCGCTTCGCCGCGGGGGGCTTTTGCTGGCGCTCCTCGCCTTTGCCACGTTCGGCCCGGCCCGCGCAGACGATCCGCCGCAGCGTCCCGAGGCGACGGCGCCTGCCGGCCAGAAGGGCGGCGGGCGCGGCGGCAACGCGCAAAATGCGCAGCAAAATCCCCCGGTAACGGCCGAGCAGCATCGCCTGCCGCCGGACTCCACCACCAGGCAGACGCTCGAGCTGCCTGGACGGACGCTCACCTTCACCGCGACCGCAGGCTCCATCCGCGTCTTCGACGACAAGGGCGAGCCGCAGGCCGAGATCGCCTATACCTCGTATCAGCTCGACGGCACCGACCGTGCCACGCGCCCGGTGACGTTCTTCTTCAATGGCGGGCCGGGCGCATCGTCAGCCTGGCTGCAGCTCGGCAATGCCGGTCCGTGGCGGCTGCCGATCAACGCCGACGAGGTCACGCCGTCGACCTCTCCCGAAGTGAAGCCCAATGCGGAGACCTGGCTCGATTTCACCGACCTCGTCTTCATCGATCCGGTCGGGACCGGCTATAGCCGCTTCGTGGCGACAGGCGAGGACGTCCGCAGGCGGTTCTATTCCGTGGACGGCGATGTCAGCGCGCTCGCGCTGGTGATCCGCCGCTGGCTCGAGAAGCACGACCGGCTGCTGTCGCCCAAATATGTCGCGGGCGAAAGCTATGGCGGCATTCGCGGGCCGAAGGTCGTGCGCCAGTTGCAGATGCAGCAGGGCGTCGGCGTCAAGGGCCTGATCATGATCTCGCCGCTGTTCGACTTCCGCGAGTTCACCGGCACCAGCCTCCTGCAATATGTCGCAACGCTGCCGAGCTATGTCGCGACCGTGCGCGAAGCCAAGGGGCCGGTGAAGCGGGCCGATCTCGCCGACGTGGAAGCTTACGCGCGCGGCGAGTTCCTGGCCGACCTCGTCAAAGGCGAGGCGGACAGGGGGGCGGCCACGCGGCTGGCCGACAAGGTCGCCACGCTGACGGGCATCGATCAGGCGGTGAGCCGCGGGCTCGCGGGCCGCTTCGACGTCGGCGAATTCCGCCGCGAGCTCGACCGCAAGAACGGCAAGGTGACCGGCCGCTACGATGCCTCCGTGCGCGGTTTCGATCCCTATCCGGATTCCAGTAGCTCCCGTTTCGGCGATCCCTCCGGCGACACGCTTCAGGCGCCGCTCACCAGTGCCGCCGTCGATCTCCTCACACGCAAGCTGAACTGGCGGCCGGACGGCTCCTATGAGGTGCTCAATGGCGCAGTCGAACGGGCCTGGGATTTCGGCCACGGCATCAATCCCGCGCAGTCGGTTTCGGAGCTGCGCCAGATCCTGGCAACGGACGCGAAGATGACGGTGTTGGTCGGACATGGCCTGTTCGACCTCGCCACGCCCTATTTCGGCTCGCAGATCGTGCTCGACCAGTTGCCCGCCTTTGCCTCAGCGCCGCGCGTCAAGCTCGTGGTCTATCCCGGCGGCCACATGTTCTACTCGCGCGATGGCTCGCGGCAGGCGTTTCGTGCCGAGGTCGAGGCGATGATCAAGCCGTAG
- a CDS encoding DUF2336 domain-containing protein produces the protein MIVRQFINWIRTASAGERAEATRALARAWLISDLTHDDRVAAEGALLMLLDDTSPLVRQAMAEAFARSTEAPAAIVQALSTDQPSVALPVLEHSPLLIDADLVDIVATGNCEVQCAIARRIALPASVCAAIAEVGCAAAALELIENPYAELAPFSWDRIVERHGHLAAIREALLVLEDLPAATRAALVAKLSETLAQFVIARNWLSADRAERIATEARDRSTVNIAARSRGEDIQGLVRHLRATSQLTAGLILRALLSGNLELFNAALTELSELPPARVAALLHDRGGASLHALLRRAGFPESTFAAFQVALEACHENGFVDTQDGAARLRRRMVERVLTHCETDRGATDPLLILLRRFATESAREEARLFCDELVAEEAIAPLYDDLIAA, from the coding sequence ATGATCGTTCGGCAGTTTATCAATTGGATCAGGACTGCGTCCGCCGGTGAGCGGGCAGAGGCAACACGGGCGTTGGCCCGTGCCTGGTTGATTTCAGATCTTACCCACGACGACCGCGTCGCCGCCGAAGGCGCGCTGTTGATGCTGCTCGACGATACTTCGCCGCTGGTTCGCCAGGCCATGGCGGAAGCCTTCGCGCGCTCGACGGAGGCGCCGGCGGCGATCGTTCAGGCGCTGTCGACTGACCAGCCGTCGGTCGCGCTTCCCGTGCTCGAACATTCGCCGCTCCTGATCGATGCCGATCTCGTCGACATCGTCGCAACCGGCAATTGCGAGGTGCAATGCGCCATCGCCCGCCGTATCGCGCTGCCGGCCTCGGTCTGCGCCGCGATCGCCGAAGTCGGGTGCGCCGCGGCCGCGCTCGAGCTGATCGAAAATCCCTACGCCGAACTCGCGCCGTTCTCATGGGACCGTATCGTCGAGCGTCACGGCCATCTTGCCGCGATCCGCGAGGCACTGCTGGTGCTCGAGGATCTGCCCGCGGCCACGCGCGCCGCGCTGGTCGCAAAGCTCTCCGAGACGCTGGCGCAGTTCGTGATCGCCCGCAACTGGCTGAGTGCCGATCGCGCCGAGCGCATCGCCACAGAGGCGCGCGACCGCTCCACCGTCAACATCGCGGCGCGCTCGCGCGGCGAGGACATTCAAGGCCTCGTACGCCACCTGCGCGCGACGTCGCAGCTCACGGCAGGACTGATCCTGCGCGCGCTATTGTCGGGCAATCTCGAATTGTTCAATGCGGCGCTTACGGAGTTGTCGGAGCTGCCGCCGGCGCGCGTCGCGGCGCTGCTGCATGATCGCGGCGGGGCCAGCCTGCATGCGCTTCTGCGCCGCGCGGGCTTTCCGGAATCGACCTTCGCGGCGTTCCAGGTCGCGCTCGAGGCCTGCCACGAGAACGGTTTTGTCGACACCCAGGACGGCGCTGCGCGGCTGCGCAGGCGCATGGTCGAGCGCGTGCTCACCCATTGCGAGACAGATCGCGGCGCGACCGATCCGCTGCTCATCCTGCTACGCCGCTTCGCGACCGAGTCGGCGCGCGAGGAAGCGCGCCTGTTCTGCGACGAACTTGTCGCAGAGGAGGCGATCGCGCCGCTCTACGACGATCTGATCGCGGCGTAA